GTCCCAGAAGGACACTGGCAGAAGCCATGCTGTAACCTCTGAGAACAGCACATAACAGTTTTGGGAATGGAGCACCTGAGAGCAGGGCCCTTTGGAGAATCCCGCCCACCCGGCAAGGACCTGTGGCTGGGATGCTCCTGGGCGTCAGGCCTCTCTAACTTTCGCTAGACTTGTTCCTGTGGTAATTCTTAGCTTTGCTTTGTCAGTTGCGATTGTGGCTGagtttgctgggaacaaaagctgataatttttctaaagtttttacAAGGAAATTAAGCATCTCTACAAGTCTATCACAGAAACCAGTTCCTCTGGTCACCCCTGGTGGCCTTTGCAGTCCCCCTGAGTAAGTAAGAACTCACTAAGGTTAATGTTCTTGCCTACTTAACTGTTCTAAAAAAGAGGTAACCATATTCCAAGAACTTAGGAGacggtttctttttcttttttcttttctttcctttttactcccctcccccaagacagggtttctctgtgtagccctggctgtcctggaactcactctgtagaccaggctagcctcaaactcagagatctgcctatctctgcctcctgagtgctgggattaaaggcgtgtgccaccaccgcctggctaggagACGGTTTCTTAAAAGATGACATTAAAAATGTATAGGAACACATAAGGAAAAGATAAAGGACATGAAAGGTcagacatctctccagtgccaGGGCAAGAAAGGTTAGACATTTTCTAGTGCCGAAATATCAACAAAGGTATCCGAAATTCCTAGTCCCCTTGGGAGTAAAAGAACAAGTAGAAACTTCCAGGAAGAATAGAAACTCGGTCTCAACACTTAAGAGTCAGATGTTAGTCGTCACCACTCTGAGAATGTATAAAGAACAGAACCACAACTCCTGCTCACATAAACATGATATGCAGACCTTTTAGAAATTGACTTAGACCTGAAAAAAATGCTCTAGGTATAGTATCATGCTCTTAGCTGACTAGAAAAATGTAAGAGCATCATATTGCTAAGGACTCATCATAAGGCTGGAATATCTTCCATTTTTGGAACCACATCTTTGCTGCCAGCCTGGGCACAATACAAGTAAGAGGTGCCTGACTAGTTATAATCATCGGGCTTGCAATATAAAATGAATGCTTAGAAATGGGGTAAAGGTCAGTTAATGCTGTCAGGGGAgtggggaagagagaaagccacCGAAATGGGTAAATGTTAATGATCCTCGGAAACCGATTAAGGAGAAATGAATTGAAACTGCTCATGCTGGAACGCATTAGAACCTGTATAAATAAAGACTGCTCATCTGTTTGAAAGACAACCAGTGGACACTCTTCATTTTTGCCGACTTCACACCTCCGTCCTGCGGCTCAGAACCCCGCTGGAGCAGGACTCTGGCCAGCACACAGAGACATACTGGAAGTGAGGACTCATGGGAACTGACCCGAGGGAGGGTGTGAGAACCAGGGTGGCAAAGGGCCCTCTTTCCTGGCATTCTTCTCCAGGGCTGGGCATGAGTTTCGCCCTTTCCCTGTTGTGTTTTCCCGCTGCCTGTCTGACTCTAGTCACAGCCCTGCTCACAGTCTGAAGAGAGATCTGGCTGGTCAGGTCGAGTCCTACTATCCACGGCCCTGAGTCAGGTCTCATCCCTGGCCCTGTCAACTGTGACTGGTGGCTGGTTTGAGGGGATCAGTCGCGTGGTCCCCAAATATGGCTCCCCTGTCCCACCTCAGCAGGGCCGGCTAGAGCAGGTTCTCTACAGCCGTGGCTCTCACCCCCTCcaaatgctgcgaccctttaatatagttcctcacgttgtagtgacccccaaccataaagtgaTTTttgtgctacttcataactgtaattttactactgttgtgaatcgtaatgtaaatatctgttatgcaggatatctggtGTCATTGGACCCCatgggggttgtgacccacaggttgagaaccactgctctaaagcgCTATGAAGATTGGGCAGTCACTGCTGACATACCCAGAGTAGACCCACCATAGTCAGACACATGTGGCCTGTTCTTTCTGAGCTGGGATATAAATGGGACAGTGCCCCTTCCTCACTTGGTAATTGAATGGTAATTGCCAGGGAGACACTTTAAAACCTGAAAAGCCACTGGgtatggtgtcacatgcctttagttcAAAGATTTGGGAGACAGATGCAGGCaaactgctgtgagtttgaggccagcctgggctacataacaaggtccaagccagccagggccgtatagtgacaccctgtctcaaacaaaacaagacaaaaactgGAACACCTTTGTCTTCGTTagcgtttctgttgctgtgaagagacaccatgaccacggcaactcttataaaggaaaacatttaattgaggtggcggcttacagttcagaggcttagtccattatcatcacggcagggagcatggcagcattcaggcagacatggtgctggatacatcctgatcagaaggcaacaggaagtggactgtgacactgagagaagcttaagcaagagacctcaaagcccgcccccacagtgacatacttccttcaacaaggccacacctccctatgctattatgggggccaattatattcaaactccCACaaccctaaacaaacaaaaatgtcccTGGGACTTCCATCACAGCACTGAGCACCCTCTTCAGGAGTGAATTTCTTGGCCACaggattaattttgttttgtcagCATGTGACAGAGTGGCTGTCATACCATGTGTACTCTCTGACTGTTGATAAGATGGTAGGTAAgtgatggatgggtagatggagggAGGGGCATGAAGGGATGAGggatgacagatagataaatagataggtagatagatagatagatagatagatagatagatagatagatagatagatagatagatgatgaatgaagatagatagatgatggatggatatgaatagatagacagacagatagataacagATAGGTAATTAATGAGTGGAACATGGATGAAGGATGGatagtagatggatggatgataagTAGTGGATAAAttatggatagatgggtggataatGGATGAAGGATGGATAGAGATGGATGACAAATAGATTGATAGATGAGTTATAATTGGTTGGTGAATGATGTATggggataaatggatggatggatggctaaCAGCTGGCTGCTGGCTGGCTAATGGACAGGTTGAAGGGTGGGTAGCCGGACAGACAGATGGAAACTCTGCTCAGTCTCTGTCTTCTTTATAAAGTCATCTATCTTTTATTCAACAGTGTCTCTTCAGCTCAGATTTGGTACAGAGCCCAGGATGGGGCTCAAAAGACACATGATAAATAAAGCAGACCCTCTGACGCCTCATGAAAccccaaataaaattttaaattttatttttatatttgtttattgtgtatgtgtgtgcatgcgcacacacacacacacacacacacacacacacagaattcagaggacaacttgcaaagtctattttcttcttccaccatgtgggtcctgaggatggaCTCAGACTTGGAGACaagtgcttctaaccactgaaccatcgtCTCTGTAGCCCCCAAATAGGATTTTCAAGAGCATGGACTGTGGGTCCAGACTCACTGGGATCAAATGCCAGCTGTGTTATACCTCCTGGGGCCCATGTCACTGTTTACCCTGAGGGCTCCTGGGGGATAGCAAGAACTAAGCAAAGGGAAGAGGGCCTGGGCCCAGCAGAATCTGGGAGTGCTGGCAGCTACCACCTTGCTGGTGGTACTGTGTGAGGCAGCAAGGGTAGTTGTGTGATAGGAGATCACAGTCAAGGGAGGGGGCTGAGGGCTTCATGGAGCATGGTAGCAGGACCTTTCAGAGGGAGCAGGCCCAGAGCCAGACATCCTTGGAGTCAGAGACGTGTCTGTGGTCCAGCAGCAAGTGCAGACCCGTTGGGTCTCCTTTTACTGTTTCCAGCTCAGTTTGGAGTATCAGGCGAGTAAGCAgagggcagcaagatggctcagtgagtacgAAGGCTTGCTGTTAAGGTCAAGGATCTGAGTAATATCCCTGGAtctttctgaaaggaaagaaccgactcctgaaagttgtcttctgacctctacagacatgctatggcacacatgcatgcatacgtgcacaacccccccccccccacacacacacacgtaataacaAAGAAAAGCAATCAAAAAGTGAGAGGAGACTTCTGGGGGCCAGCTGGATGTCTGTGCCCAAGCTTAGAAACATGACAAGTCCCCTTGGGGCAGCAGACAGGGGAGAATTGGGTTTCAGCTGCTGGCAGTGGCTGCAGTGCCCTTTCTGTGGGCTTGTGCAAGTCCAGACAGTGGCCTGCCTGGTTCCCGCACCCCGCCCCCTATTGCCCCAAGCTGTCCTAGCTCCCCACAATGGCACTTGCCCCAAAATAGCCGCCCATGTGAGggccagagaaaggcagagattaGACCCCTGGGGGGTTGAGGAGGGCGGCAGGAGGAGCATGTGGCACCCGGGGATCCTGGCCAGACTAACAACTGGAAAGGTATAAAAGCCCTCCAGGACCAGATGGCCTCAAACCACAGCTGACAGACAGCCCACACTCACTCCTTTCAACTCACTCCCTTTGTCCTCTTCAGAAGCTGCCATGACGCTCAGTGATGGGGAGTGGCAGCTGGTGCTGAATGCCTGGGGGAAGGTGGAGACTGACCTTGCCGGCCTTGGACAGGAAGTCCTCATCAGGTAAGAGGAAGAGACCCCCCAACCCTCCACTCATCCCCTAAAGATTACCAGTGTATGGCTGCAAGGTGGAAGTTGGCAAGGTAGACCAGTTGGCTGCAATGATGAGATCAGATTTCACTTGCTTCTAAGTGCTGGGGATTGGACTGGGGGAAGGAAAAGGGGATCCATCCATCCCAGTTGATGTTAGCAACTTGAACAAGCTTGAGCATCTAGCAATCTACTAGGAGAAGCTTATCATGGCAGACAGCCAGAATAACAAAGGCTGTGAGAGATCTTGTCCACTAGTGTGAACTGAAAGCCTGGAGCATGTGGTTGCCTTCCGCTGCAAAGATCTCAAGACTGGATATGCCCAGAAAATCCAAGATTCTGAGCCTGGGCAAGCCGAGGGTGCTGAGGCTCATACACAGGGCCTCCCTTCCCGTGGCTCACCCAGAGGCTGGGGCTCttctctgggctctgggctcagcTGGCTCGAAAGCCCGGTGGGATATCCATGAGTGATCATTTTGGCTCTGGGAGGAGGTGGCCCTGTTGCCATCAGCCCCTGCAATGTCCTTGGAGCTGTAGTTTGGAAATTAATTCCTTGCTACTTATGattcagggtgagtcttcctCCCGATTGCAATGGTCTTGCATACTCCCTTGGCCTTTGTCCATTTCTAGCCCCTCTGCTTGGGAGCAAGGTCATCTGAGGTCAGAGCCCTTTAGACAGCCATACTGGAAGGAGGCTGGGCAGCTGCTGGAACATCTGGTtcctcctgtctgtctttctcccccAGTGCCCACTTAGATGCTGAGCCCACAGGCCTGTCTGACTGGACTAACCCCCATCCCAAGTTGGTGTCAATTCCTAGGCCACAGATttcctgtgtgaccttggacaagttgtTTTCCCTCTCTAGGCCCTATTTCTGCCTTGGACTGTTTACCACAGTCTCTGAGATCCCTGCCCACTCTCATGCCCTGACATTCAGGGTCTCTGCCCTCCTTTGCTGTGGACAGCAGGCTGTTGGGAGGCAGGGTTGGTAGAACTGAGTCTTGCAAGATTCCAAGGCTGCCAGGCCCTGGGCAGTGAGTGACTTGGGACTTTGAAGGAGACTCAGGGTATTGCATCATCAGAGAGACATACTTCCCAGGGGAGTAATTGAGGCATGCCAGGACCCAGGGCCAGGTGGACATGATGCCCAGGCTGCTGACCCTGAAAGGCCCCAAGGGCACAACACCCCACCATGTCTCAGACTTGGGTCATGGGGCCACACCAGCTGTTCCGGCCTTCTCCTGTTGGGGGTACAGGGAGGTGGCCTCACAGGGAGTCATGCCAACTCTCAGGGTAGCAAGTGTCCCATGGACACTGGGCTCCTGTCCTGTCCCAGACACCAACCCCAGCCTTGTCTGCGGACCTCAGCAAGGTCATTTCTCCTAGTACCTTAGCAGAACTCTAAGGCCTAGGCTGGTAAGCACAGAGTTCTAGAACAAGGAGGCCCAGCAGCTAGCAGAGCTGTGGGCTCCAGGTGGAAGGGGCTGGttccctctgagcctcacctcttcctgcccagaccttttctgattcatttaaacctgcatttttttaaaaaaaggatttaccttttgagtattttgcctgcatatatagatgtacaccacatgcatgcagtgcccaggaaagccagaagagggcgttggatcccctggaactggaattgcagatggttgtgaactgccatgtgggtgctgggaattgaaccccgttcctctgggagagcagcaagtgctcttaactgctgggttgGTTGACTCCCCAAGCCCTATGATGACATTTTGGTTGGGGAAAGGATTTAGGAGCCAAGAACAGTTTGGAAAGAACTGCTAGTGAATAGCAACCTCTCACATAACCAGAGAACTGACTCAGTCTCAACCACGCTGTGTCAGCGATGGGCCGCCCCAAGAAAGAGTCctggtggtgatagtggtggtgaaggtggagatgaggaggaggaggaaaaggaggaggaggagaggaggaggaggaggaggaggaggaggaggagggagtctCCCAGAGCAAGTCTCTGTGTTATGAACACCTTTACGAACTCATGTATTACATCTAACTGAGAGGTTTAGCAGCTTGTCCCAAATCACAGAGCTAGTAAGAATACGGatgggattcaaattcaggcTACTTGGCCTAGCCAATGCTCTTGGTGACCCTTCTATCTACCACCCTACATGTTCCAAGGCTGGGCTTTGATTGGTCAGCTGTGTAGAGGCCAGCAGAGAGGcagcctccctttccttcccttccctgacCAGCCTGTCTGCTGAGCCTGGCCACAGGATGAAGAAAGGAACCCTGAGAAAACATCCTTGGTCTTTCCTGTAGGAGCCAAGTCAGGTGTGCTCAGGGAAATCCAAGGACATGGGCTCTGGGCCACTAGAGGGACTCCACCTGTGGGACTCGGGGTTCAGGGAGCCAAGTGGCTATATGGGGCCTGTACCTCTTCTCCTGTGAGGTGAGCAAGCCTAGTCCTCTtctgcccagtgctgggggagGACGAGGTTGGGGCAAGCCTTCTAGAAATCACCTAAACAACCATTTTGATTTACATTCAATGAGCCAAGACCCAGAAAGGCTGAGTGACGTTTCAGCATCACATAGGACATTGGAGACTGAGCCAGAACTAGACTATAGTGTCTTTAAAAGCCTAAAGCCTCAAGTCCCTGctcttgccctcttctggccccatccAGCCTGGTGACCTTGGGCTCACCCGTAGGTGTCAGGCCTCCCATCTgtcagcaggaactcaaggatCATTGTCGCTAGATAATAATAGTCCGGAGCTCAGGGACCCTGGACAAGCTGGTGCCAGAAACAAGCTGTCAGTGACGCACACAGCTCTGGATGGACTCCCGGAGTGACGCTGGGACATAACCAAGGCTGGGGACAGACCCACCCAATCTTCACGACACCAGCTTGTGTGCATGGCTCATCACACACATGAAGAACAGACCtgcgtgtctgtgtgcatgccctTCCGagagcatgcgtgtgtgtgtgtgtgtgtgtgtgtgtgtgtgtgtgtgtgtgtgtaggggtgggttTGTATGTTATCATTTACAATGAGGATGCCTTTGTGTGATCGTAATAGGGTTCAAGCGGCCACCCAGAGGGTGAAGGGGAAGCCATGAGGTCTAGTCAAACCCCTGCAGGACACTTCGGCTTCATGTGCCTCCATTTCTACAGCTATCACACGGGGTCTGCTGACGTCAGGCTCGCTCAGCAGTGTGCTACAGTAACGGCCGCCTTGGTGTAGCTTGGaatcacagagcaggaagtaATTCATGTGCGTTCCTGGAGTCCATGCACCTGGAATGAGCACATCGGGGGCCCCTGTAGTCAACAAGGAAGGGCTTGAGTGGGAGGAAGGCCTGTCTGTGATGAATGACCATGAGTATGGAAGAGGGCCATAGACCAGCCGACCTCAGTGGCTCTATCAGGCATCCATTGACTAGTGATAGGGAACTATCCCTGCTTGTGGAACATTGTGCCCTTAATTGTCCTGCACTGTCTGGGGACTGCTGGCTATGCACTAGAGCCCCCAGTTCCTTCTCTGTGGCCTGATGCAATGGCACATCTACTTCAGATGTACTATGGGGATTTGGTAAGTTTGCAGGCAAAAACCTGCAAAGCTCTTTAAACATGTACGTCCTTTGTGCATACTCTGTAGGCGATGTTCATACTCTCTATGCAGTACTCTCACTCAAAACTCAGAAGCCCCCCCCGTCCCTCACTGTGAGGTCCTAACCAGACTGGCAGGGCTGGAAGGAAGACTGGAACAGGAGAGAAAAACCAGTccccccactcacccacccacccacacacagacacgggTCCCATTGTCCCCATGGGGAGACCAGGCACCTCAAGAGAAGAGTTGGGGGCCTCAGCAGATCACAAACTCAAGGGATCATGGAGGAAAGTAACTCTTCAGCAGCCAGACTTAGCCCTTGGTTTGGATGAAGAAGCCTGGTGTCCTGGTCATAGGAGGTACTCCCCATGGGACCTGGGGGCAGGGGCCATGGGGACTGTGTTTCCCACGTGCCTTGGCACACAAAGAGGAACATACGTGCTCATAGAGGTGTTATAAGGATAATACAGAGCCTGGGTAGCCAAGGTCACCCTGATAAACACGTCGGGGCGGGGCTCTGGAGGGGACCAGATGTGAATTCTGGTACTGTCCAGGCTCCAGTTCTGAGCTCTGACACCCACCTGCTGTGACCTAGGGCAGGCCACTGCACTCGATGGTGTTTCATTTGGCCTCGAGTGGATCAGGGACTGGCCTCATCTGGAAAGGGTAGTGGTCCTTGCAGCCCTTCCCATATTCCCAGAGTAGGGCTTGGGTCCCTGACTAGGTGAAGCCAGAGCTCCcagggtggcaggcaggcaggaacagCTGTGGCCTTTGGTGCCCCCCCCTTGCCATCCTCATTGGAAAATGGGTGAGGTAGGTTCTGAAGTCTATGCTGGTATAGGGGGGCAAGGGTCTCTGGGCAGCCACAGCTGGCCAGGAGGTCTAGAATTTCAGGTAGAGGCATCCCCGACATAGACTGGGGTGGCCTTCTGAGTCATTCAGATCCAatggctgcctggcttctctgcACACCAGCCTTGAGATCCTGCTGGGGACATTCCATTCAGAGTCCtgtccctgtctctaaaacaggAAGAGTGTGGATGACATGGAAGGTAGGTGTGAGCCCAGCATAGAGCTGACACACAGGTGCTTATCCCCAGCACACCCTACTCTCCGGATAACAGAGAAAATGGGGTGAGGACACAGAGATGTCACTGCCCTTGCCCCTCTCAGTCACCAAGAGAAGAAGAGGGTGATGGTATGGATGGTAACAGAAGAACAGCAGACATTTATCGCACACATACTGTGCCAGACACCTGATGGGTCACCTCACTTGATCCAGATCAGTTCACGCCATCCCCCTTCATAGGGAATGCTGAAGCATAGAGAGGTGTGGTGAATGGGCCCAGGCCACGCAGCTGGGAAGAAACACAGCTGGAGTCCGGTGGCCTCCAGACTCTGCACATCTCACTCCATCCCTCCTTGTCCTCTAGTCTGTTTACAAGTCACCCTGAGACTCTGGAAAAGTTTGACAAGTTCAAGAACCTGAAGTCGGCAGATGAAATGAAGGGCTCAGAGGACCTGAAGAAGCATGGCTGCACCGTGCTCACAGCCCTGGGTGGCATCCTGAAGAAAAAGGGACAGCATGCTGCGGAGATCCAGCCTCTGGCCCAGTCACACGCCACCAAGCACAAGATCCCAGTCAAGTACCTGGAGGTAGGTGGCCACGGCAGGAGGGCAAGTCTCcaaaggcagattttttttttggggggggggggttgagacagggtttctctgtgtagctttggccccttccttggatctcactctgtagcccaggctggcctcagactcacagagatctgcctgactctgcctcccgagtgctgagattaaaggcatgtgccaccagtgcctggccaAAGACAGATTTAAACCCCCAGCTCAGCCCCTCTATGTGAGTGGCCTGGTTCCTCCCCACTAAAGGCCAACTTCTCCTCTGCAACTAGCCCCAGCTCTGATCCCCTTGAGGATGCTGAGGACCCACAGCTAGCACTGGATTCAGTGTCTGGCTCCCAATGCTGGGTGAGCACCTCCGTGTGAAATATGACTTGACACAAAACTTGCCTTTGTTGTACCCACTGGacatatggggaaactgaggcacagatgaCTCATGGAAGTCACAGAGGCAGGATTCCCACTCAGGGTTCTGTCAGAGAGCAGTGGGAGCCGAGGGTACCGTCTGCATTCCAGTGCATAGCTGTCCCACTCCATGATGGTTCAGACACCAGATGTCCTGTGGCCTGCAGAGAAGCCAGGCCAGGAGCCCCTAGGAGGTCATCTCAGTCCccatgctgcagctggggtcacAGGGCGGGGAAGGGCCAGACACAGGACTCTCCCCACTCCCTGAGGATGGGCTTGGTTCTGCAGACCCGGCCCTCACCGTCTTTGCTGTATCTGTGAATTGTGAGGCAGAGTTCCCAGGGGTCTGTTTGCAGAGGACCCTCTGCCCTCTGGATGTGGCACCTGTGTCCCTTGGTGCCTCCTTCCGCTGTGTCCCACTCTGTCTGCTATGTCACTTGCACGGGAGGGCCCAGTGCAAAAGATCAAAACATCAGCTGTACCCCACTCCTGAGCTAGCAGGGGCCTGCCTGTCCACAGTCCCTGGGGCCACCCTTAGCTCATTATTTACGGACTGCATGACCTCAACCAGGCCACTTAGTAGTCTCTTCAGTAAATGCCACCACTTAGTACAGCAGCCAAGGCTGAGTGGGACCAAAGTCCAAGTCACTGATGATAAGCACTGTGACCATTTCCTCATGAGCCTGTGGATTGTGGGCGGTCCCATACAGATGCCTATCTCCATCTGGGCAACAGGGGTGCCTGATATCACCTGTCCTTTCCCTTGTCAGTACCTGTGACCACCTGCTTGGTGTGGTCCTAAGTCAATAGTCATCTTCAGTCCCAAGTTCAGAGATGAAATGCACAGGATAGGAAAGCCTCCTCCCGGGTGTCCTGGTTGATCACAGATCCCAAGTGTGTTAGCAACCGGAGCAAGATATCATGTCTGCTACCCATGAGCTCGCATGGGCTGGCTGCTGGGCATACGTCTTGCACTcaaaaggtggggggagggggtcaagAAACACCCCCTGGGTTCAAGTGCCCCTTCCTGGCTGTGTGACTTCAGCATACAGCTGAAATCTCTGacacacctgtctctgcctcagtttccccatctacaAAGCAGGGATGGTGGTGGTATTTGCCTCCCGGCAACAGTGGGGTTTAAAGGAGTTGTTTGACAATGGTTACACAGAATGGCACCTGGGGAATCGGAAGAGCCCAGGAAATGGTCCTGGAATAAAGAGGAGGGTGAACGCCCTcagctcatggcttgctcaaccccATGACTTATAACCTCTTGTCCCCTTCTTGCAGTTTATCTCAGACGCCATCATCCAGGTCCTGAAGGGCAAACTTTCCGGGGACTTTGGAGCAGATGCTCAGGGCGCCATGAGCAAGGCCCTGGAGCTGTTCCGGAATGACATTGCCGCCAAGTACAAGGAGCTGGGCTTCCAGGGATAAGCCACCTGCTCCCACCGCCCGGCCCACCAAGCTGGGACCCAGTGGCATGTAGCAAGTAGAGTGTGCAGTGCCCTAGGTTAGCAGAAAGCAGAAGACGGGAGCGTAGCATGGCATCCGGCCATCTCACCCACACTCCCGGGGACAGGGTCCCAGGTGGCACCACCTGGGACCCAGAGGTGCAAAgtggcctctgcttcctcagttaCGTTGGGTCAGCCTCAGTTCTCCTGCGACCTAAATCCCCACCCACTTCCTCCTGGTGTCAGGAAAATCCCCCTTCCCACTGTCACATTTGATCCCAAACCCAAGTCACTGACTACCAGACCCTGACCTTTGAGTGGGCTGGAGGGTTGCTTAGTGAGAGTAGAGGGTGGAAAGGGGGCCACGGGAGTCTGGACATCTCCTGCCACTCAGGTTCCCACTGACCCACCTTGTTTCAATAAAATCCCCTGAAACGCCTCCTTTATTGTCTCTGCCTGGTATTTTTTTATCCAGCAAGGGAAACACCCACAAGCCTCCCAGGGAGAAATGGGAAGGTGTgctctgggattgcaggcagaCAGTAAGGATGTTGGACAAGCCCTTTCCTGTGGTCACCTCTCGATAGCAGGCACACACTGAGCTCAGGGACAGGGAAGAAAGGGTCCCTACCCGGGGTCCTATCAGAGCCATAACGGTGGGAATGCAAACAGAGCCAGCTGACCTTGGCAATGTGGGGGTCAGTGCCAGGTGCCCGAGGCAGGAAACAGGGAGGAGATGTCACTGTGGATCCGACAGCTGAAGCAATGTGAGAAGGTCACCCAGCCAGGAAGTGGCAGAGCAGAGATCCAGACAGTAGCCTGGAAGGCAATGGCAACTCTGGCCCCAGGACAGAGCCAGTGGCCAACAGCAGCAGCTGCTGACCTTCCGGCCATAGAGAGGACAGACAGCTGGGAGACACTCTCCAAacccaggagaggagaagaaaccCGCGTCTCCAGTGCAGACTGCACAATGGAGCCTCAGCAGGGGCCCGGAGCAGGCCTGTTCCTGGGGCTGATACAGTCAGAGCCGAATCAGCCAGGCTCAGCCACCAGTCCTCAACAGCCAATTAGACAGATAGTGACAtggaaaggcagagaaaggagatacATTCAGTGTGGCCACACCAGGAACAGAGAGGCCCAGTGACCCCtcaagtccatcttcagggtccTAACATGAGGTGAGGTTAAATACAGGGCCAGAGGCATGCATAGGTAGCGGAGCCATCTTGGTTGAGGTATGGTCTCATCCACCGCCgtctcctcccctctgccctaCAGGGGGGTCTGACAGTTGTCCAAACTGTGAAATTTCTTCCTGGGAGACGAGCACCTGGCTGCACCGAActtcaacattttctttcttgatgtgAGATCCTGATTTGGGGGAATCCATTGTTTCAAAGGGAGAGACGTCTTTTcgagcctggtgacctgaatttgacccacaagaagatggaagaaaagatccgactccataaagttgtcctctgacctccgccatggatgcatgtgtgcacatctgtgtgtgcacgcacacacacacacatcaagcatatacacacagtaataatgatgattaataataataataataata
This genomic interval from Peromyscus eremicus chromosome 20, PerEre_H2_v1, whole genome shotgun sequence contains the following:
- the Mb gene encoding myoglobin, giving the protein MTLSDGEWQLVLNAWGKVETDLAGLGQEVLISLFTSHPETLEKFDKFKNLKSADEMKGSEDLKKHGCTVLTALGGILKKKGQHAAEIQPLAQSHATKHKIPVKYLEFISDAIIQVLKGKLSGDFGADAQGAMSKALELFRNDIAAKYKELGFQG